One genomic segment of Tumebacillus amylolyticus includes these proteins:
- a CDS encoding DUF6130 family protein gives MLHKKATALFAVLALSTALLGCSKDSSPQNRDDMGNIDDMAGMDMQNHEASATTAKPADVDSVAATPKPTLDLNVDVNGHNATIHFNVTNFKISPEHYSQAAVPGEGHIHLFVDGSPTKVAVKDKVYQLDNLTPGHHTLKASLHTNNHQPYNVEDTTEFDVK, from the coding sequence ATGCTTCACAAAAAAGCGACGGCCCTGTTCGCCGTCCTCGCACTGAGCACCGCGCTTCTGGGATGCTCCAAAGACTCATCCCCGCAAAACCGAGATGACATGGGCAACATCGACGACATGGCGGGCATGGACATGCAGAACCACGAAGCGTCGGCCACCACCGCGAAACCGGCCGACGTCGATTCGGTCGCCGCAACCCCCAAACCGACGCTCGACTTGAACGTCGACGTCAACGGCCACAACGCCACCATCCACTTCAACGTCACCAACTTCAAGATTTCGCCGGAGCACTACTCCCAAGCAGCGGTCCCGGGCGAAGGCCACATCCACCTGTTCGTCGACGGCTCCCCGACCAAAGTCGCGGTCAAGGACAAAGTCTACCAACTGGACAACCTCACCCCCGGCCACCACACGCTCAAAGCCTCGCTCCACACGAACAATCACCAACCCTACAACGTCGAAGACACCACCGAATTCGACGTCAAGTAA